A genomic region of uncultured Roseibium sp. contains the following coding sequences:
- a CDS encoding VWA domain-containing protein, with amino-acid sequence MSPLTAQELSTGRAMFVFDGSGSMWGQIDGQAKIVTARETLARVATQLPPDLEVGLVAYGHNRKGDCNDIETLVPIGPAASQSGALVSSVQSLNPKGKTPLTRAVRRAADALRYQEDKATVILITDGIETCEADPCAVASELEALGIDFTAHVIGFGLTAEESGQVACLAENTGGLFLNADDAASLGEALQQTVALAPTPVPAPAPQVASLAKNISVSVSLEEGAQALTDADGVRVFWSAVPEGGGEEITLLALPRFSARLEPGSYLLTARTDRGSSASERITVSDTELTEVNLVLGAGQLDLAAIMANQDIKLSDVDFRWDIENRVTGETFSAYTQNLVAVVPSGQYRASLVITRLEKMSPGSVDIDVVTGKTVQAEIIAATSKVLFRAFNRDGSELTTFDVRFQIYEGESTENNDEFLAMRIGGDPILLLPGRYAIRAEAWDKSKRDPVVEVVEIAPAADQTIDLVFP; translated from the coding sequence TTGTCGCCGTTGACCGCGCAGGAGCTTTCGACCGGACGGGCGATGTTCGTGTTCGACGGCTCGGGGTCCATGTGGGGACAGATCGACGGGCAGGCGAAGATCGTCACAGCGCGAGAAACGCTTGCCCGCGTGGCGACGCAATTGCCGCCGGATCTGGAAGTCGGCCTTGTCGCCTATGGCCACAACCGCAAGGGAGACTGCAACGACATCGAGACGCTTGTGCCGATCGGGCCCGCCGCGAGCCAATCAGGCGCGCTGGTTTCGTCGGTACAATCGCTCAACCCGAAAGGCAAGACCCCGCTTACAAGGGCCGTCAGGCGCGCAGCCGACGCATTGCGTTATCAGGAGGACAAGGCGACGGTGATCCTGATCACGGACGGTATCGAAACCTGCGAGGCAGATCCCTGTGCCGTTGCATCGGAGCTGGAAGCGCTCGGCATCGATTTCACCGCGCATGTCATCGGGTTCGGCCTCACGGCGGAAGAAAGCGGCCAGGTCGCCTGTCTTGCCGAAAACACCGGGGGACTGTTCCTGAATGCCGACGATGCGGCCAGTCTTGGCGAAGCGCTTCAGCAGACCGTTGCCCTGGCTCCGACTCCTGTTCCTGCACCGGCGCCACAGGTGGCCTCGCTTGCCAAGAACATTTCCGTTTCGGTCAGCCTGGAAGAAGGGGCGCAGGCACTGACCGACGCCGACGGTGTCCGGGTTTTCTGGAGCGCCGTACCGGAGGGCGGCGGCGAGGAAATCACGCTGCTGGCCCTGCCGCGTTTCAGCGCAAGACTGGAGCCGGGTTCCTATCTGCTGACGGCCCGGACGGACAGGGGCAGTTCGGCTTCCGAACGCATCACCGTTTCCGACACCGAGCTGACGGAAGTCAATCTTGTCCTGGGAGCCGGACAGCTCGACCTCGCTGCGATCATGGCAAACCAGGACATCAAGCTGTCCGACGTGGACTTCCGCTGGGACATTGAAAACCGGGTCACGGGCGAGACCTTTTCCGCCTATACGCAAAACCTCGTCGCGGTCGTTCCCAGCGGCCAGTACCGGGCAAGCCTTGTCATCACGCGGCTTGAGAAGATGTCGCCCGGCAGTGTCGACATCGACGTCGTGACAGGAAAAACGGTGCAGGCCGAGATCATTGCGGCGACCTCGAAGGTTCTGTTCCGCGCCTTCAACCGGGACGGCAGCGAGCTGACGACATTCGATGTCAGGTTCCAGATTTACGAAGGCGAAAGCACCGAAAACAACGACGAATTTCTCGCCATGCGGATTGGCGGCGATCCGATCCTGCTCTTGCCGGGTCGATATGCCATACGCGCGGAAGCCTGGGACAAGAGCAAGCGAGATCCCGTGGTCGAGGTGGTCGAGATCGCGCCGGCAGCGGACCAGACGATCGACCTCGTGTTCCCATGA